A stretch of DNA from Gemmatimonadales bacterium:
CCGCGAGGTATGCGACGTCGCAATCCTCCTCGCCGCCGTCGGGGCGGCGGATCGTCGCGCGCACCCCGTCCTCCTGCTGCGCAAAGCGGAGCAGCTCCGTCCGCCGCTCCACCCGCACACCCAGCGCCTCCAATCGCTCGGTGAGCAATCGCTCGTGAGCATCCTGCGGATAGACCAGCGCAAAAGGGTAGGGACTGAGCCCCTCGCCGATGCGCCCGAGCGGCACTCGCGCGGCTTTCTCGCCCTTCACCCAGAAGTTGAGATTTTCAATCTTGACGCCGCCCGCGACCACCGCATCCGCGAGCCCGACCTGGTGGTAGAACTCGAGCGTGCGCGCCTGCACCGCCAGCGCGCGCGAGGTGGTCCCGGGCTCCGCCGCCTTGTCGATGATCCGCACCGGAATGCCGAGCCTGGTCAGCCAGACTCCGAGAACGAGGCCGGTGGGACCGGCGCCTGCGATGAGGACGAGAGGGTCGGGCATCCATCCATCTTTCGTTGTCGGGCCACGCCGTCCCGCCGCTCGACCGCGCGTCTTTCCTCTCGCGCGCCGCGATGGCTCGAGCCTCTATCTCCTGATTGCCGCAAGCCTCTACCTCTTTATCGCGGCGAGGCTCCGCCGGCGCGTCGCCGGAATTACCGCCTCAGTCTGAGCGAGTCGGTCGGACCGGAGACGCCGAGGCCGCGAAGATCAACTCGAGCTGCTCGCCCGGTGCCAGCGCCTGCCATCGCGCGGCCAGCTCGCGGTGCGCCCGCCGGATCGCGACGAGCTCCGCCTCGGCGAGCTCGCGCCACGGGGGCCACCCCTGATCGACGAGAGCGGCTCCGAGCCCCGCGTTGAAGGTCTCGGCGTCGTACTCGCCGCCGCGCGCCCGCTCCTGATCGAGCAGCCCCACGATGTTCTCGGCCCAACCCGCCTCGGCCGGCAGCCGTGCGCGTGCGTGCGGCGCCGTGAAATCGTCGAGCGCCCAACCCGCCGCCAGCAATCCGAAGAACGCCTCCCGGAAGCCGAGCGTCGTCTCGACCGTGTAGTGGAGCAGGTCGTGCAGCGGGAAAAACCGATGCACCCGGCTCCACGTGCGCGAGCCGTCGGGACGGATCGCGGTAAGGCTCGGCGGTCCGTCGCGGCCCTTCTTGAGCTGTACCCGCAAATCGCCCATCGCTCCTTGCCCCCCCGCTCCCGCAATAGCTGCACGATGGACGCCGACGTGAGCTGGGGTGTCATCCACGCTTCCGGAGAAAGACGTGTGTCGCACGCTCCCCGGCCACTGAGCGCTCGCATTCGTAGCCCAGGGCGCGCAGGTCAAGGCCGGTGAAGAGATGCTCGCCCGAGCCGAGCAGGATCGGCCGGACGGCGAGATGCAGCTCATCGATCAGCGCGGCGGCCAGGTATTCCCGAATGCCCGCAACACCGCCGCCGAGGCGTACGTCGAGATTGCCGGCGGCGGCGAATGCTTCCGTGAGCGCGGCTTGGATGCCGCCGGTGATGAAGTGAAATTCCGTTTCGCCCGCCATCCTCACCGTCGCTCGCGGATAATGGGTCAGCACGAACACGGCCGTGTGATACGGCGGCTCGTCCCCCCACCGCCGATGCCGAGCGGATGCTCCAGGTCCTGGTTGGGCCCGGCGCCATACCCATCGATGGAAACGGCGAAGCTTTGCACGCGCAACCGTGACACTTGCAATCTCGCTTGCTATTGGTGCCGTCGGCCTGCATAGAGCGCCGGCGTGAGCTCGTATACCAGACGTTCCTCTCCCCGCGCATTCGTCATCGTGCCGGCGCGCACCGCGCCGATCTTCTCCGCGGCCCGCTGGCTTCGCCGATTCTCCGGCCCGATGATGAGGATGACGCGCTGCACCGACGCGAAGGCGTGCTCCAGCATCAGGCGTTTCATCTCGCCGTTGTACAGACCGCCCCAGTACGCGCGCGCGAGAAATGACCAGCCGATCTCGACGACGCTGCGCTCCGGATCGTAGCCGAAGTAGCGCGACGAGCCGATGATCCGGCCATTGGCTCGGTCGAGGGCGACGAGCGCGCCACCTGACCCGAGCGCATCGGCGAAGAACGCCCGGAACGTCGCCGCCTTGTAGCGATCTCGCTCCGGGTGCTGCGCCCAGAGAAGTGGATCGGATGCGACCCGATAAAGCGCCTCGAAGTCGTCCGCGTGGAGCGGCCGCAGCTCGAGGAGCTCTCCGCGGAGCACGGGCTGCCGATCAAACGGCACGGCAGCGTCAGAGCCGCGCGGCGACACGTGCGACCACGCTCATGGAGCCGTTCCCGCGGCCTTTGCCTCCGCTCCGCGCTTCGTCCACTGCCAGAGGCCTTCGGTCACCGCCGGCGGGAGTCGGTGGCCCAGCGCGCGGGCCGCCATCACGATTTGGCCCCGGTGGTGCGCCTCGTGCGCGACGAAGTAGCCCAGCACGTGCCCCACGTCGAGCGGAAGATTGCGCCAGATGTAGGTCGAAGCGGCCGGGATCCTGCCGCCATGCTCGATACCGAGTTCGAGGAGGCTCAGGATTCCCCGGCTGCTCCGATCGAGCGCCCGCACCAGCTCGGCGCGCCCGACCTGCCGGCGATCGACGCTGCGCGGCACCGCGATGCCGAGCTCCTGACCGAGCGTCTTGATCCACATGCATCGGCTGTTGTGCAGGTGACCCGCGATCATTCGGATGCTGCGGCGGGGCGCACCCGGAATCGCGCCGACCCACACCGCGGGCGAGAGCTGCTCGACCAGAAAGACGGTCACCCGATTGCTGGTCCGCCAGGTATCGAGGACCGTATCGCGCAGGTCGGGGATCACGCCGCCGGTCCGGTTCACGGCTCAACTCTGGGCGAGGAATTCGATCCCCTGCTCGCGGGCGAAGCCGACGATGTGCTCCATGTCCGGACCGCTCGCGCGGGCGAACTCGTCGGCACAGCGCGCGAAGAACTGCTCGAACCCCGAGGGCGTGGTGAGGATCCACTGCCGGCTCGGCGTCGTGCCCGTGTTCTTGTAGCAGTGCGCGGAGCCGCGCGGCAAGTACACCGCGCTGCCCGGCCCCGCCTCCGTCCAGCCTCCATTCACGAAGAAGCTGACGCGGCCGTCGACCACAAGAAACAGTTCGTCTTCTCTGCTATGCACGTGGGGTGGCGGACCGGCGCCGGGTGGCGTGGTGTCGAACATGACCGTCAGTTTCTGATTGGTTTCCGCGCCGCCGAGCATGACCGAGATCACGTCGCCGAAGGCGTGCAGGTCTCGGCCCTCGCCCGGCTGGACGACGATTGGCTGCGTTTGGGTCATTGGGGTACTCCGTTTCTGCTGTTGCGTGCTGCCGCTTTCAGCATTGCTTGGCCGGCGGAGCGCCCAGCTCCCTGGCGGTAAATTCCACGATCGTGGGTGGGTTGCGATTGAATTCGCTGTAGCGAATCCAGGTGGGGCGCGCACGAATGTAGATGAGCCCGGGCCACGACTGGCGCGCCCGGCCATCGGGCCAGACGTGGAAGTATGCGGCCTTGAGTCTGTCGAGGTCGTCTCCCGCCGGCTGGTCGGCGATGCCTTCGTATTGGACCGTGCGCTCGTCGCCCGCATGCCAGCCGCCAAGGACAAAGCCGACGCTGGGAGCGCGACGAAGGTTTTGTGCCTTACGCGTCGTATCCAGCGTATCGAAGACGAGCTCGAACGAGTCGGTGACGGCGATGCCGACCAGCGCCGCCTGGACCGTATTCCCCGGGCCGGCCGAGGCCTGTACGGCAAGCCGCTGTTCACGCATGAATGCGAGCAATTCTGAGGTCGTCATAGCGCTGCGCACGGAGCGGGTTGGCCTTCTCACCATATTGCCGGATTGCCGGGACGGCGACTGCATCGCCGATCTCTCACGCCGCGGCGCGGCGTTCCTGGTACCGCAAAACCACGACCCGGCCGAACCACGCCATGAACGCACCCACGAGGGAGAGCTGGATGGCCGCGGCGCGGCGTGCGAGCCATAAGGAATAGATAATCCCCGCGACGACGATAACCAGCAGGCCGAGCACGCCGCGCAGAATCGTCTTGGTGATGGCGGCGGTGTCGAACCTGTATGGGAGGGTGACCGTCATAAGTGCCATCCTCACCCCTCCACCCGGTGCCCCGCCTGCTCGAGCGCGCGCACCGCCGCCTCCATATCGTCCGCGCGAATCAGCACGTAGTCCGTCTCGAACGTCGAGATCGCGAAGATGCTCAACCCCGCATCCGCGAGCGGCACCGCGATCGCCGCCAGAACGCCGATCAAATCGAGCGGCAGCGTGCCCCGCACCCGCAATGCCCGGTAGTTGCGCTCGGACCGGACCTCTGGCGGCACGAGGTCCTGCACTGTCGTGATCGACAGCTCCTCGGGCGTGCGGCTGATCGTGATGAACCGGCTCGCCTGCGCCGCCCAGCTCGGGACGGCTGCGTCCGGAGCGAGCCGACAGATCGCCAGCACATCCGGCAGCATCTCGAGCGAGAGGCTCACCCGAAATGCTCGTTCGCGTAGCGCACGCCCGCCCAGAGGCCCACACCGGCCCCGATACCGCTCACGATGACGGCGGTCATAATCCCCACGTGATCGCCGAGCCACCAGCCGGCGTAGCTGCCCAGCGTGGTGCCGATGAAGCCAAACAGCCGATTCACAGGCGCCTCTCCCGCTTGTCGGGGGTGAGAACGACGTTCGCCGCTGCTACTTCTCAGCGCCTTCCGAAACTCCAATTGGTAAAGAGCCCGATCCAGACCATCGCCCCGGCGAGCAGCAGGTACAGGAACGCGGTCGCCTCGTCGCCGATGAGCCCGCGGAGCCAGCGCGCCTTGTAGTGCCCCCAGAACCACCACGGCCGGGTCAGCGTCATCCCCGCCAGAAACGCGCCGAACCCGACCCAGAGCACGCGATCCCGCGGCCAGCCCGCCGGCCCGGCGACTGCCCAGAGCCCGCCGAGCAGGACCAGGAGCACGAAGAGGAGAATCACGCCGCCGCGCCGACGGCTGCCTCCCGATGGCGCGGCGGGCGGCTCGGCCCCTTCCCTTTCCCACTCGGCCGCCGCACGCGCGAGCATGACGAGCGTCACGAGTGCGAGGGCAACCGCGGCAAGCTGGATGCCGGTGACGCTTTTCATGCAGCCGGCCCGAACTCAACTCCCGCTTCAGCCCTCAATTCGCCGCTCCTCCCGGGCCTGGCTCAGCAGACGCTCCGCGAAATCGAGCCGTTCCAGCGTTTCCGCGTGCTGCTCCTCGAGACTCTGGACATTCCGCTCGAGTGCCTCGAATCGCGCGGCCACGTCGGCCGGTGGCGATGTGGAATGCGGGGCGTACATGCGAGCGATCCTGATCGCCGCGAACGCGACGATCCCCACGATC
This window harbors:
- a CDS encoding dihydrofolate reductase family protein; this encodes MFVLTHYPRATVRMAGETEFHFITGGIQAALTEAFAAAGNLDVRLGGGVAGIREYLAAALIDELHLAVRPILLGSGEHLFTGLDLRALGYECERSVAGERATHVFLRKRG
- a CDS encoding GNAT family N-acetyltransferase, whose translation is MPFDRQPVLRGELLELRPLHADDFEALYRVASDPLLWAQHPERDRYKAATFRAFFADALGSGGALVALDRANGRIIGSSRYFGYDPERSVVEIGWSFLARAYWGGLYNGEMKRLMLEHAFASVQRVILIIGPENRRSQRAAEKIGAVRAGTMTNARGEERLVYELTPALYAGRRHQ
- a CDS encoding DinB family protein, with amino-acid sequence MNRTGGVIPDLRDTVLDTWRTSNRVTVFLVEQLSPAVWVGAIPGAPRRSIRMIAGHLHNSRCMWIKTLGQELGIAVPRSVDRRQVGRAELVRALDRSSRGILSLLELGIEHGGRIPAASTYIWRNLPLDVGHVLGYFVAHEAHHRGQIVMAARALGHRLPPAVTEGLWQWTKRGAEAKAAGTAP
- a CDS encoding cupin domain-containing protein, producing the protein MTQTQPIVVQPGEGRDLHAFGDVISVMLGGAETNQKLTVMFDTTPPGAGPPPHVHSREDELFLVVDGRVSFFVNGGWTEAGPGSAVYLPRGSAHCYKNTGTTPSRQWILTTPSGFEQFFARCADEFARASGPDMEHIVGFAREQGIEFLAQS
- a CDS encoding pyridoxamine 5'-phosphate oxidase family protein, with the protein product MQSPSRQSGNMVRRPTRSVRSAMTTSELLAFMREQRLAVQASAGPGNTVQAALVGIAVTDSFELVFDTLDTTRKAQNLRRAPSVGFVLGGWHAGDERTVQYEGIADQPAGDDLDRLKAAYFHVWPDGRARQSWPGLIYIRARPTWIRYSEFNRNPPTIVEFTARELGAPPAKQC
- a CDS encoding ACT domain-containing protein, which gives rise to MSLSLEMLPDVLAICRLAPDAAVPSWAAQASRFITISRTPEELSITTVQDLVPPEVRSERNYRALRVRGTLPLDLIGVLAAIAVPLADAGLSIFAISTFETDYVLIRADDMEAAVRALEQAGHRVEG